A region of the Rhizobium binae genome:
GTATGTTTGACTTCGCGGCCTGAATTTTTGCCGAGGCATCGGCGCACGATCGCGTCATGGGCCCTGACAAGCTCCGTCCCCATGCGGTCGCCGAGGCGGGCCGTCATCTCGGTCGAGCCGACGATGTCGGTAAAGAGAATTGCCCGGTGGCCGGGATCCATTTGCGGGGCGGATTGGCCGGGGGCCGGGTCGGGGTCGTTGATGCGGCCGAGAAAGGCCTCGACGGCCGACAGGGCCACCTCGACGACCTCATTGGCGACAAAACCGTGGGCCTCGCGATGCACGCAGTGGACTCTTTCCACATCGGGCGCGTCCACCAGACAGAAGGCCGTTCCGCGCCGCTCGTCGAACCAGTAGGTGAGGAACTTGACGCCGTATCGATCCTGAATGTCGATATCCATGCGGTGTGCCTGGGCGACCTCGGCGGCCGAGGTACCTTCGAGAAAGTGACGGTCCATGAAGATCGGCATCGCGCGTCCTCCCAGATCCGCCGCGTGCAAGAGGCGGCATTGTATGATCTGGAAGCGTTCCCGTCCACCTTCGGGACAATTAACGAGATCATTGCGGTATGTTGCTCGCGAAAGAGCAACGCGTTGCTGCATCCCCGGTAGAATACGCAAGAAAATGAGCCGGTTTTAACGAGCGGGCCTGTCACATTGGCCTGATATTCGTGGTTGGCCAAGATCGAAAGGCTGCTACCAACGGCACGCAAATTGCATATTGTCGATGAGCTCGCCGAAATTAGGAAAAGCTGTAGCAACGTGAAACAGACGGCACATTTTCGACCGGTCGGCTTGGCCTCGATGGGACTCGGGCACTATGCCGTTATTAACTCTGTATGGGATGCCGCGCGCACGCTCCTCCATGACTGGCCGGTGGATGATGGCGAGGAATATTTCGAAGCCGTCAAAGCCTGCCTGGATGCGATCATCGGCGATCTGCCGCCGGATTATGTGCGGGCCGCCTTCGTCAGGGCTGCGCAGGAGGCGGGCATCGCCGTCATAGAAGTCGCCGACTGAACGGCGGCCGCATCTTGATCTCTGTTTTCTCCCGTTTCCACGAGACGGTTTCGCCCACGCTTGACTTCTGCCGGTTAGAGGCTAAATTAGAACAAAACAGGAACACTGGAGATGGTCATGACACATACGGAACAGGTGATCGCCAATGCCCTGGCCCTCGTCGAAGCCTCCCGCGCCGCCCGCGAACGGGATCAGCAGCGTCGTGCCGCCTGGCAGAAAAAGGTCGAACTCAGCCGGCCGCTGCCGCCCTTGCCGCGGCCGGTCCAATTGCCGCTGGCGCTGAACTGATGCAGCCGGCCGAGACAATGAAACCCGGTCAGACGCGGCCAGATCCGGCTTGCACCGACCCGGCCTGGCCAGATCCTGCGTGGGAAGTGGAAGCCGTGCTGGCCTGGCATGACGACGATGCCAAGGCGGCGATCCGCTCGCTGCTCGACGACTGCAGGCATCTGCGCCGGCAACTGGCACTGGCGGAAAGCGTGATGAGCCGCGGAATGGCCCGCGGCTGGACACCGCGATACGAACGCGACGCGCTCTAAAATACTTTGGCGGCCGTTACTTCGACTTCCACAAGGAATTCGGGGCGGGTGAAGCCGGCGACGATGATCAGCGTCGAGGTCGGTTTCGGATCGAGCGTGTAACGATCCCGGACGGCCATATAGTCGGGGAAGTGCTCGCGCTTCGTCACAAAACCCGAGATCCGGATGACGTCGGCAAAACTCATCTCCGCCTCGGCAAGTATAGCCCTGATTGCCTGGAAGCAAAGGTCTGCCTGCGCGCCGACGTCCTCCGGCACCTTCTCGTCGAGACCGATGCCGAGTTGTCCCGAGGTCACGAGCAACGAGGCGCCCGGCGGCACCAGCAGTCCGTGATTGTAATTCCCGAAGGGACGGCGCACGGACGAGGGATTGAAAATCATCTTCATTCAGAAGCGCTCCATCGCCGTCTTCACCTTCTCCAGAAACCTCGCCCGGGTGTCCGCTGTGCAGTTGTTCATGTCGTAATGCGCAAGAAAGGTGACCGGTCTTAGCGGATTGATCTGCGCTCTCAGGACACGTTTGACGATTTTCTTCGGCGGATTGCCGGCCGCGAAGGCGCGAAACGGCGTGGCACCGTATGTCAGAACGGCTGCGAGCTTTCTGATATGGCGCAGCCGCGATTCCACCTTGCCGTCGACGAGGTCGAAGGAAACGCCGGGAAGCCAGACGCGGTCGAAATAGCCCTTCAGGATCGCCGGGAAACCGAAATTCCAGATCGGCGTCACCAGCACCAGCCCTTCGGCTTGTTTCAGCCGCTCGACATAGGGTTTTACCAGATCGGTGTTGGCGGGATAGTCGTGATAGATGAGCCGGTCCTGGCGGGAGAGCACGGGATCGAATTGCTCGGCATAAAGATCGCAGGCATCCACTGCGTGACCGGCTTTCTGAAGGCTTTCCAGCGTCTGTTTGTAAAGTGCCTTGCCGTAGCTTTCCTCGACCGGATGCGAGTGAAGAACGAGAACGTTCATCAGGCCTCCATGACGCTTGCAAGCCCTGGAAACAGATAGTTCTTGCCGGCATTGAAGTCGAAATCAGGATTCTCCCAGGCAATCATCTTGCCGGGGTTCAGCAGCCCGCGGGGATCGGTCTCGTGCTTGAAGGCGAGCTGCACCTTGTCGGTACGCTTCATGCCGCCTTCCTCCAGCGTGTAGCGGTGCGGATTGAAGATCGGGCAGCCATGATCCTGATGGATCTTGATGATTTCTTCGAGCCGTTCCGCCGTGGTGTAGCGCACCAGCGGCAGGCCGGAGCATTGGATCTGCCCGTCGAATTTGATGAATTCGAGATGACCCGGCACTTCGTCACCGAAGATTTCCACCATCTTGGCGACCTTGGCCACGTGATCCGGGCCCGGATACTGCACTTGCAGATAGGTGAAGCTGGGATCGACCTTGAGGGCGCGCAGCGTCGTGTGGTTCCAGGCAAGTTCATAGGCATGCGGAATGCCCTTCAAGCTCTCGACCCTGTCGGAGCGGAAGATGACCTCGCCCTTGTGGGCGGCGGTAAAGGCGAGGAAGGCATCCATGGAATGCGGCGCGATCATCAGCACCACCACCGACTGGCCCTTGCGGATATAGGGTTTATGCCGGGTGAAATAGTCGTACGGTATCGGTGCGGCGATCGGCGCGATCTCCTTGACCAGGATGCCGTTGCATTTGGCGAGCGCATCCGAGAAGCGCACGGCGGCCATGAAGTCGTCGTAGCCGACGAGCACGTCGACCCAGTCATAGGCGGGCGCCAGCGGCATTTCGATCTCGGTGATGATGCCGTTGGTGCCATAGGCATGGCTGACCTTCTGCAGGTCCCAGCCGGTGAGATCGAGCACGCGCGGCTCGGCCTCCATGGTGACGACGCGCAGGCGCAGAATATTGCCGAGGTCGCGCAACCCGCCCCAGGTGATCGAACCGACGCCGCCGGAACCGCCGGCGATGAAGCCGCCCACTGTTGCCGTCTGGGCCGTCGACGGATGGAAACGCAGTTCCTGGCCGGAATGGGCCTTGGTCTGCTTGTCGAGCTGGGCGAGCACGATACCCGGTTCGCAGATCACCCGGCCCGGATGGATCTCCTTGATCTTATTCATGGCTGCAAGGTTCAGCACGATACCGCCGGAAAGCGGCATGGCCTGGCCGTAATTGCCGGTGCCGGCGCCGCGCGGGGTCACCGGCACGCCATGGACAAAGGCGACCTTCAAGGTCCGGATCACCTCTTCCTCGTTCTTCGGCGTGACGACGAGATCGGCCGTCACATTGTCGAGCTGCGCCTTCAGGATCGGTGAATACCAGTAGAAATCACGGCTCTTCTGGCGCACCAGCGCCGGATTGTCCTCGACGGCTATGCCCTCGAGTTCCGTTTTGATCCTTTGATAATCCGGCATGTCAGGCTCCAACGAGGTTATCGAGTTCGCGATAGTCCGGCAGGCTGCGGTCAATCACCTTGCCGCGGCGAAGCACGACGCGGTCGGACTGCGGACGGGAAAGAAATTCGCTCCAGCGCCGGGCGCTGAAGAGCACGAGATCGGCCGGGGCACCGGCGGCGATGCGCCCCTTGTCGGACCTGCCGAGAATTTCGGCGGGCGAGGCGGTGATGACCCGCGCCGCCGTGTCCAGCGGATGGTCGAGATGCAGGATGCGGACCGCCTCGCGAAACACCTCCACCGGGTCGAGATCGCCATAGGCGTAGAAGGGGTCGCGGGTATTGTCGGAGGCGACCGCCGTTGCCACGCCGGCCGCGGCCAATTCCTTGAAAAGGGTAATGCCGCGCCAGCGCGGTGTGCGGCCGGGATAGCGGTCCTGCAGATACATGTTGCACATCGGCAGCGAGACGACGCCGACACCGGCCTCCGCGACCAGTGCGACTGTGCGCTTTGCCGTCTCTTCGTCATGCCGGGCGAGCGAGCAGCAATGGCCGGCTGTCACCTTGCCGTCGAAACGGTTGCGCAACACGGCCTGGGCGATTGCTTTCAAGGTTTCGGCAGCCGGATCGTCGGTCTCGTCGACATGGAGGTCGACGTCGAGGCCGCTATCGGCCGCCGCTCTGAACAGCGTGTCGAGCTGACTGTCGAGATCGGGGCTCATCCGGGTGACGCCGCCGATCAGGCCGCCCTTGTCGCGAACGACGGCGACGAGGTCGGCGAAATAGGCGGCATCCGCCATGTTTTCCATCGGGAAGAGGGCCACCGCCTGCAACGCGATCCTGTCCTTCCAGGCGTCGCGGATCTCGGCAAAGACCTCGAAGGAAATGCGATGCTGTGGCGCCAGGGAGTCGAGATGGGTGCGGATCAGGCTGGTGCCGTGCGCATAGGCCGACCGCAGGGAGAATTCCATGCGCTTCTTGACGTCGCCGGCCGACCAGTTGGCTTCGCGGTCGGCGCGCACTGCTTCCAATGCTCCCGGAAATGTGCCGTCCGGATTGGCGCTGCGCGGCCAGATATGACCCTTGTCGAGATGGGTGTGCATATCGGTGAAGCAGGGCCAGACCATGCCTTCCCTGAGATCCGATTTCGCCAGTTCGGCCGGCGCTGCGCCGGGCGGCACCACGGCGGCGATGATGCCGTCGGTGATGACGAGGTCGGCCTTGACGAGGCCTTCGACGGCAGGGGCGTCGTAGCCGGTGACCGCAGCTGCAGGCAGCGTCGCGTTGCTCAGCGCGAAGCGGCCGGCATTGGGTGGGGAAATGAAGGAATGGGTCATCAGTTTTCCCGCTTCAGGCTGCTCTCATGCCAACGGTGCAGGGCAAGCCAGGAAATGAACGAGGTGACGGCAAAGATCGCCACACCGAGCAGGGAGAGCATCAGCAGCGCGGCGAAGAGGCGCGGAATGTTGAGCCGGTACTGCGCTTCGAGAAGCCGAAAGGCGAGGCCGGAGCCTGCCCCCGCCGAGCCCGCGGCAAATTCCGCGACGACGGCCGCGATCAGCGCAAGACCGCCGCCGATCCTGAGGCCGGTCATGAAATAGGGTTGGGCGGCCGGCAGCTTGAGATAAAGCAGCGTCTGCCAGCGCGAGGCGCCGTAAAGCTCGAAGAGGTTGATGAGATTGTGATCGACGCTTTTCAGCCCTTGAACCATGTTCGAAAGGATCGGGAAAAAGGCGACGAGGAACGCGCAGATTAGAAGCGCCACCTGCGTCGACGGCGCATAGATGAGAATCAATGGCGAGATTGCCACGATCGGCGTGACCTGTAGAATGACCGCGAGCGGATAGAAGGCGAGTTCGATCCAGCGCGACTGCACGAGG
Encoded here:
- a CDS encoding nickel-binding protein, with product MPIFMDRHFLEGTSAAEVAQAHRMDIDIQDRYGVKFLTYWFDERRGTAFCLVDAPDVERVHCVHREAHGFVANEVVEVALSAVEAFLGRINDPDPAPGQSAPQMDPGHRAILFTDIVGSTEMTARLGDRMGTELVRAHDAIVRRCLGKNSGREVKHTGDGIMAAFAATTTAVECAMAIQQEFQHYNSGNNAQPIHIRIGLDCGEPVEDSNDLFGSTVQLAARLCAAAASDQILVSENIFREYGSTDLFAQASRRRLKGFSKPVLVFRCDWANASHP
- a CDS encoding FAD-binding oxidoreductase, which produces MPDYQRIKTELEGIAVEDNPALVRQKSRDFYWYSPILKAQLDNVTADLVVTPKNEEEVIRTLKVAFVHGVPVTPRGAGTGNYGQAMPLSGGIVLNLAAMNKIKEIHPGRVICEPGIVLAQLDKQTKAHSGQELRFHPSTAQTATVGGFIAGGSGGVGSITWGGLRDLGNILRLRVVTMEAEPRVLDLTGWDLQKVSHAYGTNGIITEIEMPLAPAYDWVDVLVGYDDFMAAVRFSDALAKCNGILVKEIAPIAAPIPYDYFTRHKPYIRKGQSVVVLMIAPHSMDAFLAFTAAHKGEVIFRSDRVESLKGIPHAYELAWNHTTLRALKVDPSFTYLQVQYPGPDHVAKVAKMVEIFGDEVPGHLEFIKFDGQIQCSGLPLVRYTTAERLEEIIKIHQDHGCPIFNPHRYTLEEGGMKRTDKVQLAFKHETDPRGLLNPGKMIAWENPDFDFNAGKNYLFPGLASVMEA
- a CDS encoding cytosine deaminase — protein: MTHSFISPPNAGRFALSNATLPAAAVTGYDAPAVEGLVKADLVITDGIIAAVVPPGAAPAELAKSDLREGMVWPCFTDMHTHLDKGHIWPRSANPDGTFPGALEAVRADREANWSAGDVKKRMEFSLRSAYAHGTSLIRTHLDSLAPQHRISFEVFAEIRDAWKDRIALQAVALFPMENMADAAYFADLVAVVRDKGGLIGGVTRMSPDLDSQLDTLFRAAADSGLDVDLHVDETDDPAAETLKAIAQAVLRNRFDGKVTAGHCCSLARHDEETAKRTVALVAEAGVGVVSLPMCNMYLQDRYPGRTPRWRGITLFKELAAAGVATAVASDNTRDPFYAYGDLDPVEVFREAVRILHLDHPLDTAARVITASPAEILGRSDKGRIAAGAPADLVLFSARRWSEFLSRPQSDRVVLRRGKVIDRSLPDYRELDNLVGA
- a CDS encoding RidA family protein, with the protein product MKMIFNPSSVRRPFGNYNHGLLVPPGASLLVTSGQLGIGLDEKVPEDVGAQADLCFQAIRAILAEAEMSFADVIRISGFVTKREHFPDYMAVRDRYTLDPKPTSTLIIVAGFTRPEFLVEVEVTAAKVF
- a CDS encoding DUF982 domain-containing protein; the encoded protein is MKQTAHFRPVGLASMGLGHYAVINSVWDAARTLLHDWPVDDGEEYFEAVKACLDAIIGDLPPDYVRAAFVRAAQEAGIAVIEVAD
- a CDS encoding NAD(P)H-dependent oxidoreductase; translation: MNVLVLHSHPVEESYGKALYKQTLESLQKAGHAVDACDLYAEQFDPVLSRQDRLIYHDYPANTDLVKPYVERLKQAEGLVLVTPIWNFGFPAILKGYFDRVWLPGVSFDLVDGKVESRLRHIRKLAAVLTYGATPFRAFAAGNPPKKIVKRVLRAQINPLRPVTFLAHYDMNNCTADTRARFLEKVKTAMERF
- a CDS encoding ABC transporter permease yields the protein MNDETVVAPLPVKGAASARRRDLALRILTPLLVIASLILIWYAYVALSGVPPYILPGPAAVANAFVTDWGTLAPALWVTTKITLISLMLALVGGVGFAIFLVQSRWIELAFYPLAVILQVTPIVAISPLILIYAPSTQVALLICAFLVAFFPILSNMVQGLKSVDHNLINLFELYGASRWQTLLYLKLPAAQPYFMTGLRIGGGLALIAAVVAEFAAGSAGAGSGLAFRLLEAQYRLNIPRLFAALLMLSLLGVAIFAVTSFISWLALHRWHESSLKREN